The genomic window GGCGGCGAGTACGGCTACTACGAAGAAGCCGCTGCTCAGTAAGCCTGCGATTGGTGCGATGGGCAGGTTTATGCCCGATCCATCGCCTATAAAACAAAAAGCCCGCTGCGAACGATCGCAGCGGGCTTTTGACTGTCAGAGCATCATGCTCGTCTTAAAGGCGATTGCGGAACCGACCGCTGTCGATCTCGCGCATGCGCATTTCCAAGTCGACGATCGAGGTCGAGCCATTGAGATAGGCTGATTCCCGGTCGCGCCACGGATCTTCGCTGATGAGCTTGATGAAACGGCGTGTCATGTTCTTCATGGTTTTCTTCCTTCTTCTTGTTGTTGACCATGAAATAGTCTTCCATGCTGCAATGCACAACCGACATTGCGGCATGCGAGCCATGCGGCGCCTGCACATGGCTGTGCGGCACAAGCATCACCACAATTCAGCCGCAACCATTGAGCAATAAAGGCTTTCCCGCGCCATTGGCGTGTTCATCGACGAGCCATCAGATGCGTCTTGCCGCACGAATGTTGATCATCCTTCTCTGTGGCAGCGCACTGACCGCCTGCGCGACGAGCGGGCAGGAGACTGCCGGCCGGCAGTCCACGAAACAGACCGCTGCCGTCGCCCCGCAATCGGATCTCGATCGGCTCATCGCCTCCCATGCTTCGGCATATGGCGTGCCGGAATCGCTCATTCGGCGTGTCGTGGCCCGCGAGAGCAATTACAATCCGGCAGCACGCAACGGCCCCAATCTCGGTCTCATGCAGATCCGGCACGACACGGCACGCACCATGGGCTATCGCGGCGAACCCGCAGGCCTGCTCGATGCCGACACCAATCTTCGCTATGCGGTGAAGTATCTGCGCGGCGCCTATATCGTCGCCGACCGCAATGAAGATCGCGCGATCGCCCTCTATCAGCGCGGCTATTATTACGACGCCAAGCGCCGTGGGCTTCTCGTGGAGACGGGGCTGCGCGCTTCGTGATTTCAGTGTTTCCTGGTCGAGGCATGGACTTGCCGTTTCTCTCCCATATGTGATGCCCATGACCATGAAAAACACTGCACGTTTGAACGCGCTTCGCGGCGTCGTCCTTCTCTCATGCCTTTCCATCTCGGCGCTGGCGCATGGCCAGGATGCTGGGTCCGAGCCGTCGGCCGATGTGGAAGCCGTTGCACCCGCCGCCATTGTGTCCCTTGTCGAAGCGCGGGAAGCCGCTATCCAGGCGGCGGATGCGCTGGAAGGTCTTCACACCCTGATCGTCGCGCGCGATGGCGAGGTCTGGATCGAAGAAGGCTTCGAGGGGCGCTCGGTCACGACTCCGACCAACATCAAGTCGGCTTCCAAGTCGATCGTGTCCGCGATGGTTGGCATAGCGATTGACAAGGGCCTGCTCGAAGGCGTCGATCAGCCAATCGCGCCGCTGCTCGAGGACAAGATTCCCGATGATGCCGATCCGCGCATCAGAGAGATCACGATCGGCCATCTCCTGTCGATGCAGGCCGGTCTCGGCCGCACATCCGGCGAAAACTATGGTCGCTGGATTGCGAGCTCCGACTGGGTCCGTGCCGCATTGGCCGAACCCTTTGCCGATGATCCCGGCGGGCGGATGCTCTATTCCACGGGCAGCACCCATCTTCTCTCCGCCATCCTGATGCGCGTCGGCGAGGCTGACACGATGGAACTTGCCAATGATTGGCTCGGCATGGACGGCGTCTTCCGCGTGACCGACTGGGAACGCGATCCGCAGGGCATTCCGCTTGGCGGCAACCAGATGGCGGTGTCGCCCCGGTCGCTGCTGGCTTTCGGCGAGATGTACCGCAATGGCGGTATCGGGCCCGACGGCAAGCGCGTCGTGTCGCAGCAGTGGATCGACCAATCGTGGGAGCGCCGCACCAGCTCCGTCTTCTCGGGCGAGGCCTATGGCTACAGCTGGTTCCTGAGGGACATGGCGGGCGTCGATTGTTTCTACGCCTGGGGCTATGGCGGCCAGATGCTCTACATTCTGCCGGAGCTCGAGATGACGGTCGTCGTCACATCGGCGGAAAACAGGCCGTCCGCACGCTCCGGCTATCGCGACGACCTGCATGCGCTGGTGGAGGACCGGCTCGTGCGTCCGGTGCTGGAGGCCAGTGGAAGTTAACCAGTCTTAACGGTTGCAACCTTTGGCCGTGTTGCATTGCACAGTCAGTTGAAGCACCTTGCCTTTGTGGGGCGGGCGGCGGAGTCGCATGACCCCCGGGGGCCGACATTTTGCCGAGGGAACGCGATGACGACTGACACCCTGAAGACTGAAATCATCCGTCACATTGCTGAATACAGCGACGCGAATGCCGACGACATCACGGGGTCGTCGATGGTGGACGATCTCGGTATCCACTCTTTGGAGTTGGCCGAGCTCGTCATGGAACTGGAAGAGAAGTACGACATCGAGATCGAGACCGACAGCGTGGAGTCCTGGAACTCGCTGAAGACGGTGGACGATATCGTGGCGGCCGTGCGCGCCATGCTGACCGCCAAGGCGATGTAATTGCGCGGCGATCGCTGTCGTGAGTGAAGCAGCGGGCGCCCCTAAGGCGCCCGCATCTTTTTGTTCTCCTCAGAAGTCCATGTCGCCACCTGCAGGCATGGCAGGGGCGCGGTCCTTCTTGGGCTTCTCAGCTATCATCGCTTCGGTGGTTACGAGCAGGCCTGCGACGGACGCGGCATCCTGCAGCGCCGTGCGCACGACCTTTGCCGGGTCGATCACGCCGGCCTTGTAGAGATCGCCATATTCGCCAGTCTGCGCGTTCCAGCCGAAGCCGAAATCCGCCTGTTCACGGATCTTGCCGACGATGATCGAGCCTTCGGCACCGGCGTTTTCCGCGATCTGGCGGGCAGGAGCTTCCACGGCGCGGCGAACGATATCGACGCCCATCTTCTGATCGGGATTGGCAACTTCGAGCGTGTCGAGCACCTTGGCTGCGCGCAGCAGCGCCACGCCGCCGCCTGGCAAGATGCCTTCCTCGACGGCTGCGCGCGTTGCGTGCATGGCGTCGTCGACGCGGTCCTTCTTCTCCTTCACCTCGATCTCG from Georhizobium profundi includes these protein-coding regions:
- a CDS encoding DUF3563 family protein is translated as MKNMTRRFIKLISEDPWRDRESAYLNGSTSIVDLEMRMREIDSGRFRNRL
- a CDS encoding serine hydrolase domain-containing protein; amino-acid sequence: MKNTARLNALRGVVLLSCLSISALAHGQDAGSEPSADVEAVAPAAIVSLVEAREAAIQAADALEGLHTLIVARDGEVWIEEGFEGRSVTTPTNIKSASKSIVSAMVGIAIDKGLLEGVDQPIAPLLEDKIPDDADPRIREITIGHLLSMQAGLGRTSGENYGRWIASSDWVRAALAEPFADDPGGRMLYSTGSTHLLSAILMRVGEADTMELANDWLGMDGVFRVTDWERDPQGIPLGGNQMAVSPRSLLAFGEMYRNGGIGPDGKRVVSQQWIDQSWERRTSSVFSGEAYGYSWFLRDMAGVDCFYAWGYGGQMLYILPELEMTVVVTSAENRPSARSGYRDDLHALVEDRLVRPVLEASGS
- a CDS encoding acyl carrier protein; protein product: MTTDTLKTEIIRHIAEYSDANADDITGSSMVDDLGIHSLELAELVMELEEKYDIEIETDSVESWNSLKTVDDIVAAVRAMLTAKAM